A section of the Acidobacteriota bacterium genome encodes:
- a CDS encoding amidohydrolase family protein: MKSCILALVFSALLMLPGTAQTKTDNGVIAIRNARIVTVTGETIPRGTLIIKDGKIAALSANVTIPANAKQIDATGLSVYPGMIDTYTTMGLVEVGQGAPGTVDTTELGDFNPNVKALTAVNPHSEAIAVARTNGVTTVLTCPQGGLISGQCAFINLDGWTPQEMKLTAPAAMHVVYPTVGFGGRGGGFGGGFNVGTNDAARQQRERRVEELRKKLEAAQEYQRAREASARDKSLPAHPTDLGLEALLPVLKGEVPVLVNASGKREIEGALELADKFKLKLIIHGGEDAYQVADKLKAKNVPVVLGAVLDLPDKEDDPYDMPYARAAVLHKAGVKFCITTTDTATDVRLLPFHAGTAAAFGLPKEEALKAVTIYPAQIFGIDKLVGSLEVGKIANLIVTDGDPLELRTRVKHVFINGKPVDLSSKHTRLNDKFKDRQ, translated from the coding sequence ATGAAAAGCTGCATTCTTGCACTCGTGTTCAGCGCCTTGCTAATGCTTCCTGGCACGGCGCAAACCAAAACTGACAACGGCGTCATCGCCATCCGCAACGCCCGCATCGTCACCGTCACGGGTGAAACGATTCCGCGCGGCACCCTCATCATCAAAGACGGCAAGATTGCCGCACTCAGCGCAAACGTCACGATTCCGGCCAATGCCAAGCAGATTGACGCCACGGGCCTGTCGGTCTATCCGGGCATGATTGACACCTATACGACGATGGGTCTGGTCGAGGTCGGCCAGGGCGCGCCGGGCACGGTGGACACCACCGAACTGGGCGACTTCAATCCGAACGTCAAGGCGCTGACCGCCGTCAACCCGCACAGCGAAGCGATTGCCGTTGCACGCACCAATGGCGTCACGACCGTGCTCACCTGCCCGCAAGGCGGCCTGATTTCGGGCCAGTGCGCGTTCATCAATCTGGATGGCTGGACGCCGCAAGAGATGAAGCTGACGGCTCCGGCGGCCATGCACGTCGTCTATCCGACGGTCGGATTCGGCGGGCGCGGTGGCGGTTTCGGTGGCGGCTTCAACGTGGGCACCAACGATGCTGCGCGGCAACAACGCGAACGCCGCGTCGAGGAATTGCGCAAGAAACTCGAAGCCGCGCAGGAATATCAGAGAGCACGCGAAGCCAGCGCCCGCGACAAGAGCTTGCCCGCGCATCCGACCGACCTCGGCCTGGAAGCCTTGCTGCCGGTGCTCAAAGGCGAAGTCCCTGTGCTGGTCAACGCCAGCGGCAAACGCGAAATCGAAGGCGCGCTCGAACTGGCCGACAAGTTCAAACTCAAACTCATCATTCACGGCGGCGAAGACGCCTATCAGGTCGCCGACAAACTGAAAGCCAAAAACGTTCCCGTCGTGCTCGGCGCGGTGCTCGATCTGCCAGACAAAGAAGACGACCCTTACGATATGCCCTACGCGCGCGCCGCCGTGTTGCACAAGGCAGGCGTGAAGTTCTGCATCACGACCACGGACACGGCGACCGACGTGCGCCTGCTACCTTTCCACGCGGGCACGGCGGCGGCCTTTGGTTTGCCGAAAGAAGAAGCCCTGAAAGCCGTCACGATCTATCCAGCGCAAATCTTCGGTATTGATAAATTGGTTGGCAGTCTGGAAGTAGGCAAAATCGCCAACCTGATCGTCACCGATGGCGACCCGCTGGAATTGCGCACGCGCGTCAAGCACGTGTTCATCAACGGCAAACCCGTTGACCTGAGCAGCAAGCACACGCGGCTCAATGACAAGTTCAAAGACCGGCAATAA
- a CDS encoding amidohydrolase, with translation MFAMSAFAQDREILIKNATIMTASHGTIENGSILIRNGKIAAVGKAAEVKAGAGAKEIDATGMYVTPGFVDAHSHTALDSINEGSLSVTAMVRMRDVVNDTDINIYRQLAGGMTTIHQLHGSANAIGGQNNIIKLKWGKSAEEMFVADGPRTMKFALGENPKRSNSPALPGATRRYPATRMGVEEVIREAFTQGREYKQTWDAYEAAKARGENPLPPRRDLKLEAMADVLRGKIDIHSHCYRADEIMMLMKLCEEFGIQVHTLQHTLEGYKVAPEIAKHGASASILPDWWGYKMEAYDAIPFNAAIMTGKGIVVSIHSDSNEHARRFYQEAGKMLRYGNLTEEQCLQLVTLNPAKQIRLDNRIGSIDVGKDADLVLFNAHPFSVYARPEVTMIEGEVYFDRKQDVQRRELLAKEKKDLIEKEKKLNLPSQPVQTSPAFIPTLSEDELDGHIHGKMKGRKEN, from the coding sequence ATGTTCGCGATGTCTGCTTTTGCCCAAGACCGCGAAATCCTGATCAAGAACGCGACCATCATGACCGCTTCGCACGGCACGATTGAAAACGGCTCGATCCTGATCCGCAATGGCAAGATCGCCGCCGTCGGCAAAGCCGCCGAAGTCAAAGCCGGCGCGGGCGCCAAAGAGATTGACGCGACCGGCATGTACGTCACGCCTGGTTTTGTGGATGCGCACTCGCACACCGCGCTTGATTCGATCAATGAAGGCTCGCTGTCGGTCACCGCGATGGTCAGGATGCGCGATGTCGTCAACGACACCGACATCAACATCTATCGCCAACTCGCCGGGGGCATGACGACCATCCACCAATTGCACGGCAGCGCCAACGCCATCGGCGGCCAGAACAACATCATCAAATTGAAATGGGGCAAGTCCGCCGAAGAAATGTTCGTGGCGGATGGCCCGCGCACGATGAAATTCGCGCTGGGCGAAAACCCGAAGCGTTCCAATTCGCCTGCTCTCCCCGGTGCGACGCGCCGCTACCCCGCCACGCGCATGGGCGTCGAAGAAGTCATCCGCGAAGCCTTCACGCAAGGCCGCGAATATAAGCAGACGTGGGATGCCTATGAGGCCGCCAAAGCGCGCGGCGAAAACCCGTTGCCGCCGCGCCGTGATCTGAAATTGGAAGCAATGGCCGACGTACTCAGAGGCAAGATTGATATTCATTCGCACTGCTACCGCGCCGATGAAATCATGATGCTGATGAAGTTGTGCGAAGAGTTCGGCATCCAGGTGCACACGCTGCAACACACGCTGGAAGGTTACAAAGTCGCGCCCGAAATCGCCAAGCACGGCGCGTCGGCTTCGATCCTGCCCGACTGGTGGGGCTACAAGATGGAAGCCTACGATGCGATTCCTTTCAACGCCGCGATCATGACCGGCAAAGGCATCGTGGTTTCGATCCACTCGGACAGCAACGAACACGCGCGCCGTTTCTATCAAGAGGCGGGCAAGATGCTGCGTTACGGCAATCTGACCGAAGAGCAATGCCTGCAACTGGTGACGCTCAACCCGGCCAAACAAATCCGGCTGGACAACCGCATCGGCAGCATTGACGTGGGCAAAGACGCCGATCTGGTACTCTTCAACGCGCATCCCTTCAGCGTCTATGCGCGCCCCGAAGTAACGATGATCGAAGGCGAAGTCTATTTCGACCGCAAGCAGGACGTGCAACGCCGCGAGTTGCTCGCCAAAGAAAAGAAAGACCTGATCGAGAAAGAGAAGAAGCTGAATTTGCCGTCGCAACCCGTGCAAACTTCGCCCGCGTTCATCCCGACCTTGAGCGAGGACGAGCTGGATGGACACATTCACGGCAAGATGAAGGGGCGCAAGGAAAACTAG
- a CDS encoding DUF1579 family protein produces the protein MQLSELQAKLVGEWAGNNLLHLSWLTPSDFNSAGQMSVQAIANGKCLTFKYTWSHEGTPHEGFLLLAHAATSGVTTAGWVDSWHQSGGVLTCQGSLHENGTIEVRGSYPAPPGPDWGWRITIAKRSDNELQMLMHNCAPDGTEDLAVQADYTRVS, from the coding sequence AACTGAGTGAGCTTCAAGCAAAGCTGGTAGGTGAATGGGCGGGCAACAACCTGCTTCATCTGAGTTGGCTGACGCCTTCTGATTTCAATTCCGCCGGGCAGATGTCGGTCCAGGCAATAGCGAACGGCAAATGCCTGACCTTCAAATATACCTGGAGCCACGAGGGCACGCCGCACGAGGGTTTCCTGTTGTTGGCGCATGCCGCAACCAGCGGCGTGACGACAGCGGGCTGGGTGGATTCGTGGCACCAAAGCGGCGGCGTGCTGACTTGCCAAGGTTCGCTTCACGAAAACGGAACAATTGAAGTGCGCGGTTCATACCCCGCCCCACCCGGCCCGGATTGGGGCTGGCGCATCACAATCGCAAAACGTTCTGACAATGAATTGCAGATGCTCATGCACAATTGTGCACCCGATGGTACCGAAGATTTGGCTGTCCAAGCTGACTACACCAGAGTCAGTTGA